The genomic window AATCTCTTGACATCAACGAGTTTATCAGGAGCAGTTATCTGAGTCATAGGATTCTTAATTCCCTTTATAAGTTGTTTTCCATGATGTTTCAAAATTTTAATATCGTTTGAATACGCAAGAACTTCAAAATATGAATGCTTGATATCTTTGATGTTTTTGAATTTTTTGAATTTTTTATTATTTAAATGGACTTCTTTTATTCCAAGATCGTTGAACATGAAAATTGAATCTATTTCAACTTTAACGACAAAGGCGTCGGCTTTGGTGTCATAATTCAATCCTGACACAGGAATAACTTTTCCATCATTATCAGTTAAATAGCCTTTGGAATACCAGTTAGTCGATAAATAATAAGAGCCTTCAATTGTATTAGAAGTCCCTTTGTCAATTACCCACATTCCAGTGGTATAAAGGGACGTAGGGTCATTACCAACTGTAGTGACATCATACTGCGCATAAGACAGTGTAGTGAATAAACAAAGTAGAAGGAGTTTAGAAAAATTCATAATGTTAAAATTTGGGTTATACAATTGTAACGAAAAAAGGGTGAACTAAAAAGCTCACCCTTATGAATTTAACACAAACTTAACGTTTACTCTTCCTCTTCTGAAGTTGTAGTCGTTTCAACAGCAGCTACTGGTTTAGCAGCGCCTCCTCTACGGCTTCTACGAGTCGTCTTTTTCTTAGGTTGTTTGTCGGCATTGTAAATTTCATTGAAATCTACCAATTCGATCATTGCCATATCCGCATTATCACCAAGACGATTTCCTAGTTTGATAATTCGAGTATAACCACCTGGACGGTCTCCTATTTTAGTTGCAACACCACCAAATAATTCAGTGATCGTTTCTTTTTGTCTTAGTCTGCTAAATACAATACGTCTGTTGTGCGTAGTATCGGTTTTAGACTTTGTAATTAAAGGCTCAACAAATTGCTTTAAAGCTTTTGCTTTAGCAACCGTTGTATTGATACGCTTGTGTTCGATTAAAGAACACGCCATGTTTGCTAACATTGACTTTCTGTGCGCTGTCTTTCTACCTAAATGATTTATTTTTTTTCCGTGTCTCATGACATTTTATTTAAACCTTATCTTGCATCAACTCGTTTAAGAGGCGCAAATTATAAAGTAATTAATCTTTATCTAATTTGTATTTACTTAAGTCCATTCCAAAGCTAAGGCCTTTTACATTGACTAACTCTTCGAGTTCAGTTAATGATTTTTTACCAAAGTTTCTAAACTTCATTAAATCGTTTTTGTTGAAAGATACTAGGTCACCTAGAGTATCAACTTCTGCAGCTTTTAAACAGTTAAGAGCACGAACTGAAAGGTCCATGTCAATTAATTTAGTTTTAAGCAACTGACGCATGTGTAGTGATTCTTCATCATACGTTTCAGTTTGTGCAATCTCATCCGCTTCTAAAGTGATACGCTCATCGGAGAATAACATAAAGTGGTGAATTAAGATTTTAGCTGCTTGTGTTAATGCATCTTGAGGACTAATAGAACCGTCTGTCTGGATTTCGAAAACTAATTTTTCGTAATCTGTTTTTTGTTCTACACGAAAGTTCTCAACGCTGTATTTAACATTTTTG from Formosa sp. Hel1_33_131 includes these protein-coding regions:
- the rplQ gene encoding 50S ribosomal protein L17, which gives rise to MRHGKKINHLGRKTAHRKSMLANMACSLIEHKRINTTVAKAKALKQFVEPLITKSKTDTTHNRRIVFSRLRQKETITELFGGVATKIGDRPGGYTRIIKLGNRLGDNADMAMIELVDFNEIYNADKQPKKKTTRRSRRGGAAKPVAAVETTTTSEEEE